In the Paramormyrops kingsleyae isolate MSU_618 chromosome 6, PKINGS_0.4, whole genome shotgun sequence genome, one interval contains:
- the med13a gene encoding mediator of RNA polymerase II transcription subunit 13a isoform X1, whose protein sequence is MSACFVPNGASLEDCHSNLFCLADLTGIKWKRYVWQGPTSAPILFPVTEEDPILCSFSRCLKADVLSVWRRHQTPGRRELWLFWWGDDPNFAELIHHELSAEEDGVWETGLSYECRTLLFKAIHNLLERCLMNRSFVRFGKWFVKPYEKDEKPINKSEHLSCAFTFFLHGDSNVCTSVEINQHQPVYHLSEEHLTLAQQSSSPFQVILSPFGLNGTLTGQSFKLSDPPTQKLIEEWNQFYPISPCSKESSEDKMEDMDWEDDSLAAVEVLVGGVRMVYPSCLVLVPQSDIPAMAPMGSSHCTAVYSCGHQVPASQRDPAISSVTLTPPTSPEEAQTVDSQLAPKWVKSPSASDGFSVDCTGHHGGRIPRKLAGQVVERVWQECNLNRGQNKRKFPVASSGGSGACEEEPGDKLGAWDFVEPTQRSNCNCSRHKTLKQRAGSVSGQPQSAGQPPQPAPKHKAAEKPDKGDKQQKRPQTPFHHRSSTCEDAALEPDATSQRLGMRAPDAGRFSGLRHTDVVSGTATKTPQLHNGPPEMVGSPQPPSLSPHPCDRGDEPGEAVKNPSTPHGPHFYQPASEPCLAASKGPEDSQLEALAPSFQTAFPEALEPIVYVGAAVSLQDDSAHVPWRCFNLPRRKDLEFPTPQLPVDKLRDDTFGGQDAAVSVTELMATSKKSLKVSEELVQTYLQRKNQYLAAAVADGEHEPEVDPYAFVDGDVEFMFPDKKDKQGGDRESGRKHKGDDGGAGSADCEDAMSLFSPSGKSDAQRAAAHNRTASTSLMNETDLAVSINDLDNLFNSDEDELAPGSRRAVNGTDEKFGNKEAKPATLDPLSCISSADLHQMFPTPPSLEQHIMGYSPMNTGGKEYGGMDTGASMTVLDGAASLGGQFKIEVEESFCSPKPSEIKDFSFVYKPEQCQAFVGCSMFAPLKTLPSQCLPPISLPEECVYRPSWALGALGKLELLNPVPGLTFINKDSNIPSVGSALDQDYSQTYTPQTQTPFLSNSAPPSNSGPGILPSPATPRFSAPTPRTPRTPRTPRGPSSVQGSLKYEELYSPASTPSTCRPLNSVEPATVPSVPEAHSLYVTLILSESVMNLFKDCNFDSCCICVCNMNIKGADVGVYISDPNCEAQYTCTCGFSAVVNRRYGNGAGLFLEDELDIIGRGTDAGREAERRFEALRAASIERPGVLRDRVPDEVILLLQDQCTNPFSPMLGLEADGAASSPTSVRVEERDYHGDCYLALEHGRQFMDNMSGGKVDEVLVKSTCLHHWAKRNAVDVSMLCSQDVLRVLMSLQPVLQDAIQKKRTVRSWGVQGPLTWQQFHKMAGRGSYGTDESPEPLPIPTFLVGYEYDFVVLSPFGLPYWEKLLLDPFGSQRDVGYLVVCPENDALLNGAKSFFRDLTAVYESCRLGQHRPISRVYTDGIVRVGGSASRKLAERPVSDWFVKAASDGDAFVKLKLYAQVCRHELAPYLSTQSLDGSLLTQPNPAPAPTQPAQPPNSSSSASAGSQAAGVPGGSLLSGGSLSSGSNPTVPGAPGPQGAGGVMQSAKPGSFPPFAGMAAQGSGSQGAQLGQPATAQGTGVAGDAAAGSNNAQGPTEPAESTMEREKVGVPTDGESHAVSYPPAIMIYIVDPFSYEEPEGGSHSSVWTLGLLRCYLELLQFLPPHVRNAVFVQIIPCQYLLQPVRSEERHVYVQHLKSLAFSVFSQCRRPLPTSTNVKTLTGFGPGLALDTALQSPERPECLRLYTPPFILAPVKDKQTELGETFGEASQKYNVLFVGYCLSHDQRWLLATATDLYGELLETCVISIDVPNRARRKKGSARRLGLQKLWDWCLGLVQMTSLPWRVVIGRLGRIGHGELRDWSILLSRRNLQSLSRRLKEMCRMCGISAADTPSILSACLVAMEPQGSFLIMPDSVSTGSVFGRSTTLNMQTSQLNTPQDTSCTHILVFPTSAVVQVASSSYTTENLDIAFNPINDGPDAIGIFELLETENDLVDPDIINILPASPTTSPVHSPGSHYHHGGDGSKGQSTDRMESHDEAPNILQQPLALGYFVSTAKAGPLPDWFWSACPQAQNQCPLFLKASLHLHVSSVQSDELLHGKHSHPLDSNQTSDVLRFVLEQYNALSWLTCDPAMQDRRSCLPIHFVVLNQMYNFIMNML, encoded by the exons TGATCTTGAGTCCGTTTGGGCTGAATGGGACCCTGACCGGCCAATCTTTCAAGCTGTCGGACCCCCCCACGCAGAAGCTGATCGAGGAGTGGAACCAGTTCTATCCCATTAGTCCCTGCTCCAAGGAGAGCTCAGAGGACAAGATGGAGGACATGGACTGGGAGGACGACTCTCTAGCTGCTGTGGAGGTCCTCGTCG GTGGCGTCCGAATGGTGTATCCTTCCTGCCTGGTGCTGGTACCTCAGTCCGATATCCCTGCCATGGCCCCCATGGGGTCCTCCCACTGCACAGCTGTCTATTCGTGTGGCCACCAAGTGCCTGCTTCCCAGCGAGACCCTGCCATCTCGTCTGTCACCCTCACACCTCCCACCTCTCCTGAGGAGGCCCAGACAG tGGACTCCCAGTTGGCGCCCAAATGGGTGAAGTCCCCGTCGGCATCAGACGGCTTCAGCGTGGACTGCACGGGCCACCATGGTGGCAGGATCCCGCGGAAGCTGGCCGGTCAGGTGGTGGAGCGAGTCTGGCAGGAGTGCAACCTCAACCGAGGCCAGAACAA GAGGAAGTTCCCAGTAGCCAGCAGTGGTGGCAGCGGTGCCTGcgaggaggagccaggggacAAACTGGGGGCCTGGGATTTTGTGGAGCCCACACAGAGATCCAACTGCAACTGCTCAAG GCACAAAACCCTCAAGCAGCGAGCTGGCAGTGTTTCGGGGCAGCCCCAGTCTGCTGGCCAACCCCCCCAGCCAGCCCCCAAGCACAAGGCGGCGGAGAAGCCGGACAAGGGCGACAAACAGCAGAAACGACCGCAGACGCCATTCCACCACCGCAGCTCTACATGCGAGGATGCGGCACTGGAGCCCGACGCCACCAGTCAACGGCTGGGCATGCGGGCACCAGATGCGGGCCGTTTTTCTGGCCTCCGGCACACTGACGTGGTCAGTGGCACTGCCACCAAGACGCCACAGCTGCACAATGGCCCTCCGGAGATGGTGGGCTCACCCCAGCCCCCCTCACTGAGCCCCCACCCCTGTGACCGTGGTGACGAGCCTGGTGAGGCAGTGAAaaacccctccaccccccacggCCCCCACTTCTACCAGCCGGCTTCCGAGCCCTGCCTTGCGGCCTCCAAGGGCCCGGAGGACAGTCAGCTGGAAGCACTCGCCCCGTCCTTCCAGACGGCCTTCCCTGAGGCTCTGGAGCCCATCGTGTACGTGGGGGCCGCCGTCAGCCTGCAGGATGACTCTGCACACGTGCCCTGGCGCTGCTTCAACCTGCCACGCCGGAAAGACCTCGAGTTCCCTACGCCACAGCTGCCTGTGGACAAGCTGCGAGATGATACCTTCGGGGGACAGGATGCTGCCGTCTCGGTCACAGA gttAATGGCCACATCCAAGAAATCACTGAAGGTGTCCGAGGAGCTGGTGCAGACCTACCTGCAAAGGAAGAACCAGTACCTGGCGGCGGCAGTCGCCGACGGCGAGCACGAGCCCGAGGTGGACCCGTACGCTTTCGTGGACGGCGATGTGGAATTTATGTTCCCAGACAAAAAGGACAAGCAGGGCGGCGATAGGGAGTCGGGGAGGAAACACAAG GGCGATGATGGTGGTGCAGGTTCAGCGGATTGCGAGGATGCCATGTCGCTGTTCAGCCCATCTGGAAAGTCGG ATGCCCAGCGTGCAGCCGCCCACAACCGCACGGCCTCCACCAGCCTGATGAATGAGACAGACCTGGCGGTCTCCATCAACGACCTGGACAACCTCTTTAACTCTGACGAGGATGAGCTCGCG CCCGGCTCCAGGCGAGCCGTCAATGGCACAGATGAGAAGTTCGGCAACAAGGAAGCGAAGCCGGCAACGCTGGACCCCCTGTCCTGCATAA GCTCTGCTGACTTGCACCAGATGTTCCCCACCCCTCCTTCCCTGGAGCAGCACATCATGGGCTACTCCCCTATGAACACTGGTGGCAAGGAGTATGGCGGCATGGACACCGGGGCCAGCATGACCGTGCTTGATGGCGCCGCCTCATTGGGCGGCCAGTTCAAGATCGAGGTGGAGGAGAGCTTCTGCAGTCCCAAGCCATCTGAAATCAAG gACTTCTCATTCGTGTACAAGCCGGAACAGTGCCAGGCTTTTGTGGGCTGCTCCATGTTCGCGCCCCTCAAGACGCTGCCCAGCCAGTGCCTGCCACCCATCAGCCTGCCCGAGGAGTGTGTATACAGGCCCAGCTGGGCACTGGGGGCGCTGGGCAAGCTGGAGCTGCTGAATCCGGTGCCTGGCCTGACCTTCATCAACAAGGACAG TAACATCCCAAGCGTGGGCAGTGCCCTGGACCAGGACTACAGCCAGACATACACGCCCCAGACCCAAACCCCCTTCCTCTCAAACAGTGCCCCTCCAAGCAACAGCGGCCCAGGAATCCTACCCTCCCCAGCTACCCCCCGCTTCTCGGCACCAACTCCGCGCACGCCCCGCACTCCACGCACGCCTCGCGGGCCCTCCAGTGTGCAGGGCTCGCTGAAGTACGAGGAGCTATACTCACCCGCGTCCACGCCCTCAACCTGCCGGCCGCTCAACTCTGTAGAGCCAGCGACGGTGCCATCAGTGCCAGAGGCGCACAGCCTGTACGTCACGCTCATCCTGTCCGAGTCCGTCATGAACCTCTTCAAGGACTGCAACTTTGACAGCTGCTGCATCTGCGTGTGCAACATGAACATCAAGGGTGCTGACGTGGGTGTCTACATCAGCGACCCCAACTGCGAGGCACAGTACACCTGCACGTGTGGCTTCAGCGCTGTCGTCAACCGGCGCTACGGCAACGGCGCCGGCTTGTTCCTGGAGGATGAGCTGGATATCATCGGGCGTGGCACGGATGCGGGCCGTGAGGCCGAGCGGCGTTTCGAGGCCCTGCGCGCCGCCTCCATAGAACGGCCCGGTGTGCTGAGGGACCGGGTCCCCGACGAGGTCATCCTGCTGCTCCAGGATCAGTGTACTAACCCATTCTCACCCATGCTGGGCCTGGAAGCAGATGGTGCGGCCAGCAGCCCCACCTCCGTGCGTGTGGAGGAGCGGGATTACCACGGAGACTGTTACCTGGCGCTGGAGCACGGCCGGCAGTTCATGGACAACATGTCTGGTGGTAAGGTGGACGAGGTGCTAGTGAAGAGCACTTGTCTCCACCACTGGGCCAAACGCAATG ctgtGGATGTCAGCATGCTTTGCTCCCAGGACGTGCTGCGCGTGCTGATGTCCCTGCAGCCTGTGCTGCAGGACGCCATCCAGAAAAAGCGGACCGTGCGCTCCTGGGGTGTGCAGGGCCCCCTCACCTGGCAACAGTTCCACAAGATGGCAGGCCGAGGCTCGTACG GCACGGACGAGTCCCCTGAGCCATTGCCCATACCCACCTTCCTGGTGGGCTACGAGTACGACTTTGTGGTCCTGTCACCCTTCGGCCTGCCCTACTGGGAGAAGCTGCTGCTGGACCCTTTCGGCTCCCAGAGGGATGTGGGCTACTTGGTGGTGTGTCCCGAGAATGATGCACTGCTCAACGGCGCCAAGAGCTTCTTCAGAGACCTGACTGCAGTCTACGAG TCTTGCCGGCTCGGCCAGCACCGGCCCATCTCCAGAGTGTACACGGACGGCATTGTGCGTGTGGGTGGCTCCGCCTCCCGGAAGCTCGCCGAGAGACCCGTGAGCGACTGGTTCGTCAAGGCGGCCAGCGACGGCGACGCCTTTGTCAAGCTCAAACTCTACGCCCAAGTGTGCCGCCACGAGCTCG CACCCTACCTCTCCACCCAGTCTCTGGACGGCTCCCTCCTCACCCAGCCAAACCCCGCACCTGCCCCCACGCAGCCTGCACAGCCCCCgaactcctcctcctccgcgtCAGCCGGGTCGCAGGCCGCCGGCGTCCCTGGCGGCTCCCTGCTCTCTGGTGGCAGCCTGAGCAGTGGCAGTAATCCAACAGTGCCCGGGGCCCCGGGCCCCCAGGGGGCAGGTGGTGTCATGCAGTCTGCCAAGCCGGGCTCCTTCCCACCCTTCGCCGGTATGGCCGCGCAGGGCAGTGGCTCGCAGGGTGCACAGCTGGGGCAGCCAGCCACTGCTCAGGGTACTGGAGTCGCTGGGGATGCGGCGGCTGGCAGCAACaatgcacaggggcccacggaaCCAGCAGAAAG CACCATGGAGCGTGAGAAGGTTGGCGTCCCTACAGACGGCGAGTCGCATGCCGTCAGCTACCCGCCGGCCATCATGATCTACATCGTGGACCCGTTTAGCTACGAGGAGCCAGAGGGGGGGTCGCACTCCAGCGTGTGGACCCTGGGCCTGCTGCGCTGCTATCTGGAGCTGCTGCAGTTCCTGCCCCCACATGTCAGGAATGCTGTGTTTGTGCAG ATCATCCCCTGCCAGTACCTGCTGCAGCCTGTCCGCAGCGAAGAGCGCCACGTCTACGTGCAGCACCTCAAGTCCCTGGCCTTCTCGGTGTTCTCCCAGTGCCGGCGCCCCCTACCTACCTCCACCAACGTCAAGACGCTGACGGGTTTCGGGCCGGGCCTTGCCCTGGACACTGCCCTCCAGAGCCCAGAG CGACCCGAGTGCCTGCGGCTGTATACACCGCCCTTCATCCTGGCACCAGTGAAGGACAAGCAGACGGAGCTGGGCGAGACATTCGGCGAGGCTTCGCAGAAGTACAATGTACTCTTTGTGGGCTACTGCCTGTCCCACGaccagcgatggctgctggccactgCTACTGACCTCTATGGCGAGCTCCTGGAGACCTGCGTCATCAGCATCGATGTGCCTAACAG GGCACGTCGGAAAAAGGGCTCGGCCCGGCGCCTAGGCCTTCAGAAGCTATGGGACTGGTGTCTGGGCCTGGTGCAGATGACCTCACTGCCATGGAGGGTGGTGATTGGTCGCCTTGGCAGAATAGGACATGGGGAGCTCAGAG ACTGGAGCATCCTGCTCAGCAGACGCAACCTACAATCCCTCAGCCGCCGCCTGAAGGAGATGTGCAGGATGTGTGGCATCTCTGCCGCAGACACTCCCAGCATCCTCAGCGCCTGCCTGGTTGCCATGGAGCCCCAGGGCTCCTTCCTCATCATGCCAG ACTCCGTGTCCACGGGATCCGTCTTCGGCCGCAGCACGACGCTGAACATGCAGACATCCCAGCTGAACACGCCGCAGGACACGTCCTGCACGCACATCCTGGTGTTCCCCACCTCTGCCGTCGTGCAGGTCGCCAGCTCCAGCTACACTACGGAGAACCTTGACATCGCCTTCAACCCCATCAATG ACGGGCCGGATGCAATCGGCATCTTTGAGCTGCTGGAGACGGAGAACGATCTGGTGGACCCAGACATCATCAACATCTTGCCCGCCTCGCCCACCACCTCACCTGTGCATTCGCCAGGCTCACACTACCACCACGGCGGGGATGGCAGCAAG GGTCAGAGCACCGACCGGATGGAGTCTCACGATGAGGCCCCCAACATCCTCCAGCAGCCTCTGGCCCTTGGCTACTTCGTGTCGACCGCTAAGGCCGGACCGTTGCCCGACTGGTTTTGGTCAGCCTGTCCGCAAGCACAGAACCAGTGCCCCCTGTTCCTCAAG GCCTCTTTGCACCTCCACGTGTCTTCAGTGCAATCAGACGAGCTGCTGCATGGCAAACACTCCCACCCCCTCGACTCCAACCAGACCTCAGACGTGCTCAG ATTTGTTCTGGAGCAGTACAATGCCCTCTCCTGGCTGACGTGCGACCCAGCAATGCAGGACAGGCGCTCCTGCCTGCCCATTCACTTTGTGGTGCTGAATCAGATGTACAATTTTATCATGAACATGCTGTAG